A region from the Halomarina litorea genome encodes:
- a CDS encoding MATE family efflux transporter, whose protein sequence is MSADRSVDVTDGALVKPLLVLSLPVVLSMLLQVGYNLADTFWVGRLGQDAVSALSFSWPLVFLMISIAGGFTVAGTVLVAQHKGAGNDDRVDHVAGQTIAFVSVLAVFFSAVGYLLVPWLLALVGAAPGTRVHTLSVEYTRTIFLGVVFMFGFFIFQALLRGWGDTKTPLALMAFGVAVNVVLDPILILGFRENVLFDALGLGGLEATLLSATGFTGMGVQGAAVATVISRALGATLGMAWLFSGAVGIHLSLDDLVLKRETVRRIVEIGAPASIEQSTRALGITVLTALVALAGADAVAAFGIGNRITSLVFLPALGFARGMETVVGQNLGNASPDRAKRAVGAGVGIVVAVLLAVSVLAYVFAADIVSVFISGEGSAEVVAIGTEYLRVIGPTFAFVGVFQLLQGGFRGAGSTRVAMVFGILSLWAFRIPPAYALVDSMGATGIWYGIALSNVAMAVVAGLWFLRGTWTDSVVDEAERVTPAD, encoded by the coding sequence GTGAGCGCCGACCGCTCCGTCGACGTCACCGACGGGGCACTCGTCAAGCCGCTTCTGGTGCTCTCGCTCCCCGTCGTCCTCTCGATGCTCCTGCAGGTGGGCTACAACCTCGCGGACACCTTCTGGGTGGGGCGACTGGGACAGGACGCCGTGAGCGCCCTGTCGTTCTCGTGGCCGCTGGTCTTCCTCATGATATCCATCGCGGGCGGGTTCACCGTCGCGGGGACGGTACTGGTGGCACAGCACAAGGGCGCGGGCAACGACGACCGGGTGGACCACGTCGCCGGCCAGACCATCGCGTTCGTCTCCGTCCTCGCGGTGTTCTTCTCGGCGGTGGGCTACCTGCTGGTCCCGTGGTTGCTCGCCCTCGTCGGCGCGGCACCCGGTACCCGCGTCCACACGCTCTCCGTCGAGTACACGCGCACCATCTTCCTCGGCGTCGTGTTCATGTTCGGCTTCTTCATCTTCCAGGCGCTCCTGCGCGGGTGGGGCGACACGAAGACCCCCCTCGCGCTGATGGCGTTCGGCGTCGCCGTCAACGTCGTCCTCGACCCGATTCTCATCCTCGGCTTCCGCGAAAACGTCCTGTTCGACGCGCTCGGCCTCGGCGGTCTGGAGGCCACGCTCCTCTCGGCGACCGGGTTCACCGGCATGGGCGTGCAGGGCGCGGCGGTGGCGACGGTCATCTCCCGGGCACTCGGCGCAACGCTCGGCATGGCGTGGCTGTTCTCGGGGGCGGTGGGCATCCACCTCTCGCTCGACGACCTCGTCCTCAAGCGCGAGACGGTGCGCCGAATCGTCGAGATCGGGGCACCGGCGAGCATCGAGCAGTCCACGCGGGCGCTCGGTATCACGGTCCTCACCGCACTGGTGGCCCTCGCGGGCGCGGACGCCGTCGCCGCGTTCGGCATCGGCAACCGCATCACCTCGCTCGTCTTCCTCCCGGCGCTCGGGTTCGCCCGCGGGATGGAGACGGTGGTCGGGCAGAACCTCGGCAACGCGAGCCCCGACCGCGCGAAGCGGGCGGTTGGGGCGGGCGTCGGCATCGTCGTCGCCGTCCTCCTCGCGGTGAGCGTCCTCGCGTACGTCTTCGCCGCCGACATCGTCTCGGTGTTCATCAGCGGCGAGGGGTCGGCGGAGGTGGTCGCCATCGGCACCGAGTACCTCAGAGTCATCGGCCCGACGTTCGCCTTCGTCGGCGTCTTCCAGCTCCTGCAGGGCGGCTTCCGGGGCGCGGGGAGCACCCGCGTGGCGATGGTGTTCGGCATCCTCTCGCTGTGGGCGTTCCGCATCCCGCCCGCCTACGCCCTCGTGGACTCGATGGGCGCGACGGGCATCTGGTACGGCATCGCGCTCTCGAACGTGGCGATGGCCGTCGTCGCCGGTCTCTGGTTCCTCCGGGGAACGTGGACGGACAGCGTCGTCGACGAGGCCGAGCGGGTCACCCCCGCGGACTGA
- a CDS encoding TetR/AcrR family transcriptional regulator — protein MSADSDTGDRGDTRTAIMEATYRALCTHGYADLTIQAIADEFEKSKSLLYYHYETKDDLLLDFLDWLLERWKDELREDEADDVESFVDGILPRELGEEREEFRAAIVEIRAQAASKPAYRERFTRSDDLFRGVLVERIEAGVDRGAYRDVAPEATADLLMSVIDGAMLRRATTDADVMGNTRDGVDVYVARVLRGEQ, from the coding sequence ATGAGTGCGGATTCGGATACGGGCGACCGTGGCGATACGCGGACGGCCATCATGGAGGCCACCTACCGCGCGCTGTGTACCCACGGCTACGCCGACCTGACGATACAGGCCATCGCGGACGAGTTCGAGAAGTCGAAGTCCCTCCTCTACTACCACTACGAGACGAAAGACGACCTCCTGCTGGACTTCCTCGACTGGCTCCTGGAGCGCTGGAAGGACGAACTGCGCGAGGACGAGGCCGACGACGTGGAGTCGTTCGTCGACGGCATCCTCCCGCGCGAACTCGGCGAGGAACGCGAGGAGTTCCGCGCCGCCATCGTCGAGATTCGAGCGCAGGCGGCCTCGAAGCCCGCCTACCGCGAGCGATTCACCCGGTCGGACGACCTGTTTCGGGGCGTCCTCGTCGAGCGAATCGAGGCCGGCGTCGACCGCGGCGCGTACCGCGACGTGGCCCCCGAGGCGACCGCCGACCTCCTCATGTCGGTCATCGACGGCGCGATGCTCCGCCGGGCGACGACTGACGCCGACGTGATGGGGAACACGCGCGACGGCGTCGACGTGTACGTCGCCCGCGTCCTGCGGGGCGAGCAGTGA
- a CDS encoding YihY/virulence factor BrkB family protein: MSNDRVSLRSVPRAVVNEIREENVPFMAGSIAYQAFVSLIPLLILAFVVVTVVGDQQLAQRVVAATEGSLPDSAQTLLSDIIVGSESAAGVSVIGVVTLTWGALKIFRGLDTAFSEIFDTDEQNSLPDQIKDGLVVLVVLIVAVIAAVVAGTAVAALNVPFLGVVSTLLLLVVLTGAFVPMYYLFPDLDLPMRHVLPGAAFAAVGWTALQALFSVYVAVSGKADAYGVLGAVLLLVTWLYFSGLVLLVGATLNSVLAGRTGQSVEEDEDAESTDTLPDLEEGESPALAADRTAARIEESVSRRERRELARENADLRSERDRLRRQNHRLRRELGYRRQPTWARLYRRLRGD, translated from the coding sequence ATGAGCAACGACCGGGTGAGTCTGCGGTCGGTCCCGCGCGCCGTCGTCAACGAGATACGGGAGGAGAACGTCCCGTTCATGGCGGGCAGCATCGCCTACCAGGCGTTCGTCTCGCTGATTCCGCTCCTCATCCTCGCGTTCGTGGTGGTGACCGTCGTGGGCGACCAGCAACTGGCCCAGCGTGTGGTCGCGGCCACCGAGGGGTCGCTCCCCGACAGCGCACAGACGCTCCTCTCGGACATCATCGTGGGTTCAGAGAGCGCGGCGGGCGTCTCCGTCATCGGCGTCGTGACGCTGACGTGGGGGGCGCTGAAGATTTTCCGCGGCCTCGACACCGCCTTCTCCGAGATATTCGACACCGACGAGCAGAACTCCCTGCCCGACCAGATCAAGGACGGCCTCGTCGTCCTCGTCGTCCTCATCGTGGCCGTCATCGCGGCCGTCGTCGCGGGGACGGCCGTCGCCGCGCTGAACGTCCCGTTCCTCGGCGTCGTCAGCACGCTCCTTCTGCTGGTGGTCCTGACGGGCGCGTTCGTCCCGATGTACTACCTCTTCCCGGACCTCGACCTCCCGATGCGCCACGTCCTGCCCGGCGCGGCGTTCGCCGCCGTGGGCTGGACCGCCTTGCAGGCGCTCTTCTCCGTGTACGTCGCCGTCTCGGGGAAGGCCGACGCCTACGGCGTCCTCGGCGCGGTCCTGTTGCTCGTGACGTGGCTCTACTTCTCGGGACTGGTCCTGCTCGTCGGCGCGACGCTCAACTCCGTCCTCGCGGGCCGGACGGGACAGTCCGTCGAGGAAGACGAGGACGCGGAGTCGACCGACACCCTCCCCGACCTGGAGGAGGGCGAGTCGCCCGCGCTCGCCGCCGACCGAACCGCCGCGCGCATCGAGGAGTCCGTCTCGCGGCGCGAGCGGCGCGAACTCGCCCGCGAGAACGCCGACCTGCGGAGCGAGCGCGACCGACTACGCCGACAGAACCACCGCCTGCGCCGGGAACTCGGGTACCGTCGCCAGCCGACGTGGGCGCGCCTCTACCGCCGACTGCGCGGCGACTGA
- a CDS encoding GTPase produces MRRAELRYQLPHLRAEIRTDEATEITRHDEEGKPIEDLKRRIDVLTRKLNRLGDDSGARHDARREAGFDLVALAGYTNAGKSTLMQRLADDLSVESGTHGDLAEAAGSADRLFETLGTTTRRATVGGRRLLVTDTVGFISDLPGWLVASFESTMGAVEHADVVCLVVDASDPVDRVEEKVATAVDHLGEAARMLPVLNKVDRVGEDHLDAVHETVGEAGLDRDPVACSATEGTGVGTLSARVRECLPERTTTLDVPNCGEAMSFVSWAYDHADVRDVTYRDGTVTVALAGRPAVVERAERRAADVERPRQSPRSRR; encoded by the coding sequence GTGAGGCGGGCGGAACTGCGATACCAGTTGCCCCACCTCCGCGCCGAGATTCGCACCGACGAGGCCACCGAGATAACACGCCACGACGAGGAGGGAAAACCCATCGAGGACCTGAAGCGGCGCATCGACGTCCTCACGCGGAAACTGAACCGACTGGGGGACGACTCGGGGGCGCGCCACGACGCCCGTCGAGAGGCGGGGTTCGACCTCGTCGCCCTCGCCGGTTACACCAACGCCGGGAAGTCCACGCTCATGCAGCGGCTGGCCGACGACCTCTCGGTCGAGTCGGGCACCCACGGGGACCTCGCCGAGGCCGCCGGGAGCGCGGACCGCCTGTTCGAGACGCTCGGGACGACCACCCGGCGGGCCACCGTCGGCGGTCGTCGTCTGCTCGTCACCGATACGGTCGGGTTCATCTCCGACCTCCCGGGATGGCTCGTCGCCTCCTTCGAGTCCACGATGGGGGCCGTCGAGCACGCCGACGTGGTCTGTCTGGTCGTGGACGCGAGTGACCCGGTCGACCGCGTCGAGGAGAAGGTCGCTACCGCCGTCGACCACCTCGGCGAGGCGGCACGGATGCTCCCGGTCCTGAACAAGGTCGACCGCGTCGGGGAGGACCACCTCGACGCTGTCCACGAAACCGTCGGCGAAGCCGGACTGGACCGCGACCCCGTCGCCTGTAGCGCAACAGAAGGAACCGGCGTCGGTACGCTCAGCGCCCGCGTCCGGGAGTGTCTCCCCGAACGGACCACGACACTCGACGTGCCGAACTGCGGCGAAGCGATGTCGTTCGTCTCGTGGGCCTACGACCACGCGGACGTGCGCGACGTGACCTACCGCGACGGGACGGTGACCGTCGCGCTCGCGGGCCGTCCCGCCGTGGTCGAACGCGCGGAGCGACGGGCCGCGGATGTAGAACGGCCCCGTCAGTCGCCGCGCAGTCGGCGGTAG
- a CDS encoding GMC family oxidoreductase: MTGRTDVCVVGAGPAGALVAHRLASAGYDVTVLDAGPRFDGEDEDRTERMERALRPAHHPLSVWGMGGERDAYSTTGERHYPLNHARVKGVGGSTLHWQGMVMRLHEADFERRTRDGVGADWPLSYEDLQSYYAAAEREMGVAGASDNPFAPPREEPHPLPAFPPSYSDSLFAAACERLEIATHSVANARNSEPFDGRSPCVGYGTCRPVCPSGAKYTAEVHVRKAEAAGARVVPEAPVHRLETDASSERVVRAVYASGNGEETVEARQFVLAAGGVEIPRLLLLSASDRHPDGLANSSGLVGRYFMDHLFAGMGGTFDGEVGSNRIGFLTSESHQFYDDPGQASGSIPASDADLGPVKLEFLNYDGTGTVRAPSPVRIALDDGGWGDALAERIRERYGNGIAIGALVGQLPREENRVTLDPDTTDDYGNPVPDVQWHLDGRTRRTIERANEIQRAVMDELAVDIDWVVGPENTGPAFHHMGTTRMGADPETSVVDARLRTHDVANLTVASSSVFPTSGAMNPTLTIAALALKAADHVAADLSGNPPE, from the coding sequence ATGACCGGGCGGACGGACGTCTGCGTCGTCGGTGCGGGACCGGCGGGCGCACTCGTCGCGCACCGCCTCGCGAGTGCGGGGTACGACGTGACCGTCCTCGACGCGGGCCCCCGATTCGACGGGGAGGACGAGGACCGGACCGAGCGCATGGAACGCGCGCTCCGCCCCGCACACCACCCGCTGTCGGTGTGGGGGATGGGCGGCGAGCGCGACGCCTACTCGACCACCGGCGAGCGCCACTATCCACTGAACCACGCCCGCGTGAAGGGGGTGGGGGGGTCCACGCTCCACTGGCAGGGGATGGTGATGCGCCTCCACGAGGCGGACTTCGAACGTCGCACCCGCGACGGCGTGGGGGCCGACTGGCCCCTCTCCTACGAGGACCTGCAGTCGTACTACGCCGCCGCCGAACGCGAGATGGGCGTGGCGGGCGCGTCGGACAACCCCTTCGCCCCGCCGCGCGAGGAACCCCACCCCCTGCCCGCGTTCCCGCCGTCGTACAGCGACTCGCTGTTCGCGGCGGCCTGCGAGCGCCTCGAGATCGCCACCCACTCCGTGGCGAACGCCCGCAACTCCGAACCGTTCGACGGTCGGTCGCCCTGTGTCGGATACGGTACCTGCCGGCCCGTCTGTCCTTCGGGCGCGAAGTACACCGCGGAGGTCCACGTCCGGAAGGCCGAGGCCGCAGGCGCGCGGGTGGTGCCGGAAGCGCCGGTCCATCGACTGGAGACGGACGCGAGCAGCGAACGGGTGGTCCGGGCCGTGTACGCCTCGGGGAACGGCGAGGAGACGGTCGAAGCCCGACAGTTCGTCCTCGCGGCGGGGGGCGTCGAGATCCCCCGACTGCTCTTGCTCTCGGCGTCGGACCGGCACCCCGACGGCCTCGCCAACTCATCGGGCCTCGTCGGGCGGTACTTCATGGACCACCTGTTCGCCGGGATGGGCGGCACGTTCGACGGCGAGGTGGGGAGCAACCGCATCGGCTTTCTCACCAGCGAGTCCCACCAGTTCTACGACGACCCCGGGCAGGCGAGCGGGTCGATTCCGGCTAGCGACGCCGACCTCGGCCCCGTCAAACTGGAGTTCCTCAACTACGACGGCACGGGCACCGTGCGCGCCCCCTCGCCGGTCAGAATCGCCCTCGACGACGGCGGGTGGGGCGACGCCCTCGCGGAGCGAATCCGCGAGCGATACGGCAACGGCATCGCCATCGGCGCACTCGTCGGCCAACTCCCCCGCGAGGAGAACCGCGTCACCCTCGACCCCGATACCACGGACGACTACGGGAACCCCGTACCGGACGTACAGTGGCACCTCGACGGCCGGACCCGGCGGACCATCGAACGGGCCAACGAGATTCAGCGCGCCGTGATGGACGAACTCGCGGTCGATATCGACTGGGTCGTCGGTCCCGAGAACACCGGCCCGGCGTTCCACCACATGGGGACCACCCGGATGGGCGCGGACCCGGAGACGAGCGTCGTCGATGCCCGCCTGCGGACCCACGACGTGGCGAACCTCACGGTGGCCTCCTCGTCGGTGTTCCCCACCAGCGGCGCGATGAACCCCACGCTGACCATCGCGGCGCTGGCGCTGAAGGCCGCGGACCACGTCGCGGCGGACCTCTCTGGGAACCCACCGGAGTAG
- a CDS encoding gluconate 2-dehydrogenase subunit 3 family protein, which produces MELTRRDALAVLAGAGIVGGGGAAVTARRETRETESDGETAGSADVTAALSTLVAAAEVLYPSETTGVREFVETYVEGRRDRDEYAAGVTEAAAAIDEAARGWYDAPYAELDRETRDAVLRELGAEEAHPDPEGSRAERVRYFVVNDLLYALYTSPTGAELVGASNPVGYPGGTEAYQRKP; this is translated from the coding sequence ATGGAACTGACCCGTCGGGACGCACTCGCCGTGCTCGCCGGGGCGGGAATCGTCGGCGGGGGCGGCGCGGCGGTCACCGCCCGCCGTGAGACGAGAGAGACCGAGAGCGACGGTGAGACGGCCGGGTCGGCGGACGTGACGGCTGCGCTCTCCACCCTCGTCGCCGCCGCCGAGGTGCTGTATCCGAGCGAGACGACGGGCGTCCGCGAGTTCGTGGAGACGTACGTCGAGGGGAGACGCGACCGGGACGAGTACGCGGCGGGGGTGACCGAAGCCGCCGCCGCCATCGACGAGGCCGCCCGCGGGTGGTACGACGCCCCCTACGCCGAGTTGGACCGCGAGACGCGCGACGCGGTGCTCCGCGAACTCGGGGCCGAGGAGGCCCACCCGGACCCCGAGGGGTCGCGGGCCGAGCGCGTCCGGTACTTCGTCGTGAACGACCTGCTGTACGCCCTCTACACGTCGCCGACGGGCGCGGAACTGGTCGGCGCGAGCAACCCCGTGGGCTACCCCGGCGGCACCGAGGCCTACCAGCGCAAGCCATGA
- the phaZ gene encoding intracellular short-chain-length polyhydroxyalkanoate depolymerase, with protein MDAEAQFVDVPTGETIAYRVREGDDGDATPIVLLHGNMTSSVHWDLVFEEMDPRYTLYAVDMRGFGESTYETPVDSLDDFADDVAGVVDALGLDRFHLMGWSTGGGVAMAYTAEHTDRVERLVLVAPVSTRGYPIYRKDEEGQPTDEVLTTKEDIAADPVQVAPILAAYENEDREMLRTVWDGLIYTDTQPDEERYEKYLDDMLTQRNLVDVDYALAYFNVSDEENAYGSGDGRANDVTVPTLVLRGERDLVIGAGMTEEVMADLPNAEFVELTDAGHSPFVDDLDAVLAEVEGFLAGEE; from the coding sequence ATGGACGCCGAAGCGCAGTTCGTCGACGTGCCGACCGGGGAGACCATCGCCTACCGCGTGCGAGAGGGCGACGACGGGGACGCGACCCCGATAGTGCTCCTCCACGGTAACATGACCTCCTCGGTCCACTGGGACCTCGTCTTCGAGGAGATGGACCCCCGCTACACGCTGTACGCCGTCGACATGCGCGGGTTCGGCGAGTCGACCTACGAGACGCCGGTGGACTCGCTGGACGACTTCGCCGACGACGTGGCGGGCGTCGTCGACGCCCTCGGCCTCGACCGGTTCCATCTGATGGGCTGGTCGACGGGCGGCGGGGTCGCGATGGCCTACACCGCAGAGCACACCGACCGCGTCGAGCGACTCGTCCTCGTCGCCCCCGTCAGTACGCGCGGCTACCCCATCTACCGGAAGGACGAGGAGGGCCAACCGACCGACGAGGTGCTGACCACGAAGGAGGACATCGCCGCCGACCCGGTGCAGGTCGCGCCCATCCTCGCCGCCTACGAGAACGAGGACCGCGAGATGCTCAGGACCGTCTGGGACGGCCTCATCTACACGGACACCCAACCCGACGAGGAACGCTACGAGAAGTACCTCGACGACATGCTGACCCAGCGGAACCTCGTGGACGTGGACTACGCGCTGGCGTACTTCAACGTCAGCGACGAGGAGAACGCCTACGGGTCGGGTGACGGCCGGGCGAACGACGTCACCGTTCCGACGCTCGTTCTCCGCGGGGAGCGCGACCTCGTCATCGGCGCCGGGATGACCGAGGAGGTGATGGCGGACCTGCCGAACGCGGAGTTCGTGGAACTGACCGATGCGGGCCACTCCCCGTTCGTGGACGACCTCGACGCCGTCCTCGCCGAGGTGGAGGGGTTCCTCGCGGGCGAGGAGTGA